A region from the Rhodamnia argentea isolate NSW1041297 chromosome 7, ASM2092103v1, whole genome shotgun sequence genome encodes:
- the LOC115750915 gene encoding xyloglucan endotransglucosylase protein 6, which translates to MAVLGFSKMSVSFGLVVGLALVGLVMSARFEELYQPSWAMDHFAYEGDVLRLKLDNYSGAGFSSKSKYMFGKVTIQIKLVEGDSAGTVTAFYMSSDGPNHNEFDFEFLGNTTGEPYLVQTNLYVNGVGNREQRLGLWFDPTKDFHSYSVLWNHRQVVFLVNETPIRVHTNLEHRGIPYPKDQPMGVYSSIWNADDWATQGGRVKTDWSHAPFVASYRNFDIDACECPGTAAAADNARRCSGGERRYWWDEPMVSELSLHQSHQLMWVRAKHMIYDYCTDTTRFPVTPAECVHHRH; encoded by the exons ATGGCTGTCCTGGGTTTTTCGAAAATGTCTGTGTCGTTTGGTTTGGTCGTGGGTCTCGCGTTGGTGGGTCTGGTCATGAGCGCGAGGTTTGAGGAGCTGTACCAGCCGAGCTGGGCTATGGATCATTTTGCCTATGAAGGAGATGTTCTTAGGCTCAAGCTTGATAACTACTCTG GCGCTGGGTTTTCGTCGAAGAGCAAGTATATGTTTGGCAAAGTCACCATCCAGATCAAGCTTGTCGAGGGTGACTCTGCTGGGACTGTCACTGCTTTCTAT ATGTCGTCGGATGGACCGAACCACAATGAGTTCGACTTCGAGTTCCTGGGCAACACCACGGGGGAGCCATACCTGGTGCAGACCAACTTGTACGTGAACGGGGTGGGCAACCGGGAGCAGCGGCTCGGCCTGTGGTTCGACCCAACCAAGGACTTCCACTCCTACTCCGTCTTATGGAACCATCGCCAAGTCGT GTTTCTTGTGAACGAGACTCCAATCCGCGTGCACACCAATTTGGAGCACCGGGGCATCCCCTACCCCAAGGACCAGCCCATGGGCGTGTACAGCTCGATATGGAATGCCGACGACTGGGCCACGCAGGGCGGCCGCGTCAAGACCGACTGGAGCCACGCGCCCTTCGTCGCTTCCTACCGTAACTTTGACATCGACGCATGCGAGTGCCCGGGGACCGCAGCGGCAGCTGACAACGCCAGGCGGTGCAGTGGCGGGGAGAGGCGGTACTGGTGGGACGAGCCCATGGTCTCCGAGCTGAGCCTGCACCAGAGCCACCAGCTGATGTGGGTGCGGGCCAAGCACATGATCTACGACTACTGCACGGACACGACCCGGTTCCCGGTCACCCCGGCCGAGTGCGTGCACCACCGTCATTGA
- the LOC115750895 gene encoding calcium-binding protein PBP1-like: MAISPSFYIILSSSLHASPDINSFYTHCIRFIDIEEKHEHPRSRHSSYREERKKLPTFARKSVMDGGVPKRVEFEDMLPTMAEKLGGDGLIRELCNGFELLMDRERGVITLESLRRNSAVLGLQDLREDELASMLREGDVDGDGVLSQMEFCVLMFRLSPELMEQSRAWFEKIVEEEFRRERKRSS; this comes from the coding sequence ATGGCGATCTCGCCgtcattttatattatattatccTCTTCCCTACACGCAAGCCCAGATATAAATTCGTTCTACACGCATTGCATTCGATTCATCGACATCGAAGAAAAGCACGAGCACCCGCGATCACGTCACTCTTCGTAccgggaagaaagaaaaaagcttCCGACTTTTGCTCGTAAATCCGTCATGGACGGTGGGGTCCCGAAAAGGGTGGAGTTCGAGGACATGTTGCCAACGATGGCGGAGAAGCTGGGCGGCGACGGGCTCATCCGTGAGCTGTGCAACGGGTTCGAGCTCCTGATGGACAGGGAGAGGGGGGTGATCACGCTGGAGAGCCTGAGGAGGAACAGCGCGGTGCTGGGCCTCCAGGACCTGAGGGAGGATGAGCTAGCCAGCATGCTCCGGGAGGGCGACGTGGACGGCGACGGCGTGCTGAGCCAGATGGAGTTCTGCGTCCTCATGTTCCGGCTGAGCCCCGAGCTGATGGAGCAGTCGAGGGCGTGGTTCGAAAAAATCGTCGAGGAAGAGTtcaggagagagaggaagcgaTCGTCTTGA